The following coding sequences lie in one Arachis hypogaea cultivar Tifrunner chromosome 9, arahy.Tifrunner.gnm2.J5K5, whole genome shotgun sequence genomic window:
- the LOC112710304 gene encoding cyclin-L1-1 has product MIYTAIDTFYLTDEQLQNSPSRKDGIDEATETTLRIYGCDLIQESGILLRLPQAVMATGQVLFHRFYCKKSFARFNVKKVAASCVWLASKLEESPRKARQVIIVFHRMECRRENLPIEHLDLYSKKYVDLKMELSRTERHILKEMGFICHVEHPHKFISNYLATLETPPELRQEAWNLANDSLRTTLCVRFKSEVVACGVVYAAARRFQVPLPENPPWWKAFDAEKSGIDEVCRVLAHLYSLPKAQYTPVCKDGDSFSFSNKSIESKSQSTPKDVPQSSPLGDADTAVPKGATGEADIESVGGALAKQIDKLRESKKSDDESKSAATEGGARDELTLKSKSDRKMEASGDIRRDRDRDRERDRDRDRDRDRDRDRDRDRERDRERERDRTKSRDRDRGRDSDKEREREEIERDKYKDRRRSRERSKETGHSEKSKHHSSRDRDYHGSSYSSREKERHRHH; this is encoded by the exons ATGATCTACACTGCAATTGACACATTCTATCTGACAGATGAGCAGCTACAGAATTCACCATCCAGAAAAGATGGCATAGATGAAGCCACTGAGACCACCCTTAGAATCTATGGCTGTGATCTCATTCAAGAAAGTGGCATCTTGCTTCGGTT ACCACAAGCAGTCATGGCCACTGGGCAGGTTTTGTTTCATCGCTTCTATTGCAAGAAGTCATTTGCAAGGTTCAATGTGAAG AAAGTGGCTGCAAGCTGTGTGTGGCTTGCTTCAAAACTGGAGGAAAGCCCTAGAAAAGCAAGACAAGTAATCATAGTTTTTCACAGAATGGAATGCAGGAGGGAGAACTTGCCAATTGAGCATTTAGACTTGTATTCCAAG AAATATGTTGATTTAAAGATGGAGTTGAGTAGAACGGAGAGACATATTTTGAAAGAAATGGGGTTCATTTGTCATGTTGAGCATCCTCATAAATTCATATCAAATTACCTTGCTACTCTTGAAACACCACCAGAATTGAGGCAAGAAGCTTGGAATCTAGCTAATGATAG TTTGCGCACTACATTGTGTGTTCGATTTAAGAGTGAGGTCGTCGCTTGTGGTGTTGTGTATGCTGCTGCTCGTAGGTTCCAAGTACCCCTTCCGGAGAATCCACCATGGTGGAAAGCATTTGATGCAGAGAAGTCTGGGATAGACGAAGTGTGCAGGGTTCTGGCTCACCTTTATAGCCTACCTAAGGCACAATACACACCAGTCTGCAAAGATGGGGACTCATTTTCATTCTCCAACAAATCCATAGAATCAAAGTCTCAGTCAACCCCTAAG GATGTTCCGCAAAGTAGCCCGTTAGGTGATGCTGACACTGCAGTTCCAAAGGGAGCTACTGGGGAAGCCGATATTGAATCGGTTGGAGGTGCATTGGCTAAGCAAATTGATAAGCTGAGGGAATCCAAGAAATCCGATGATGAATCCAAGAGTGCAGCAACAGAAGGAGGAGCAAGAGATGAACTCACGCTGAAGTCCAAGTCTGACCGTAAAATGGAGGCCAGTGGGGATATTCGCCGGGATAGGGACAGAGACAGGGAGAGGGACAGGGACCGGGACCGGGACAGGGACAGGGACAGGGACAGGGACAGGGACAGGGAAAGAGatagggagagggagagggacaGAACAAAATCCCGGGATCGTGATAGAGGGAGGGATTCTGACAAAGAACGCGAACGAGAGGAGATTGAGAGGGACAAATACAAAGATCGTCGTCGATCCAGGGAGAGATCAAAGGAAACGg GACATTCGGAGAAGTCAAAACACCATTCATCACGTG atcGTGACTATCATGGTTCCTCCTACTCTTCAAGGGAGAAAGAGCGCCATAGACATCACTGA
- the LOC112710305 gene encoding serine/threonine-protein kinase MHK — protein sequence MERYKILKELGDGSCGHVYKAHDTRTNEIVAVKRLKRKFCFWEEYTNVREVKALRKMNHPNIIKLREVISENNELFFIFDYMDCNLYQLIKDREKPFSEEEIRRFMKQVLQGLSHMHKRGFFHRDLKPENLLVTNDVIKIADFGLAREVSSMPPYTQYVSTRWYRAPEVLLQSPCYTPAVDMWAVGAILAELFTLTPIFPGESEIDQMYKIYHVLGTPDLAAFPMGTNNSLLLELVGHEFVPPMKLSDIIPNASLEAIDFISQLLSWDPSRRPDANQSLQHPFFHVDTWVPSSLHARDPLELKLSSKRAKPNLELKLQDFGPDPDDCFLGLTLAVKPSVPNLDLVHNVSEGMGENMLFCSDFKDHSDQSVFWTLLSPDQNGVQNSAETSLSLSLSYSSVQHSPIGVPQSTGFSFQPMQPNILTTPFLALSSPFQRGHCL from the exons ATGGAAAG ATACAAAATTTTGAAAGAGCTTGGAGATGGTTCTTGCGGTCATGTATATAAAGCCCATGATACCAGAACTAATGAGATT GTTGCTGTCAAAAGGTTGAAAAGAAAGTTTTGTTTCTGGGAAGAATACACAAATGTAAGAGAAGTTAAG GCCCTCCGTAAGATGAATCACCCAAATATCATAAAATTGAGAGAGGTTATAAGCGAGAATAATGAATTGTTTTTCATTTTTGACTACATG GACTGTAATCTTTATCAATTAATAAAAGACAGAGAAAAGCCCTTTTCAGAGGAAGAGATAAGGCGCTTCATGAAGCAAGTGCTACAAGGACTTAGCCACATGCACAAGAGAGGATTCTTTCATCGGGATTTAAAACCTG AGAATTTGCTCGTGACAAATGATGTTATTAAAATTGCTGATTTTGGCTTGGCTAGAGAAGTATCGTCAATGCCTCCTTACACTCAATATGTTTCTACCCGGTG GTACCGAGCTCCTGAAGTTTTGTTGCAATCCCCATGTTATACTCCTGCTGTTG ACATGTGGGCAGTTGGTGCAATATTAGCTGAGCTTTTCACTTTGACCCCCATATTTCCGGGTGAAAG TGAGATAGATCAAATGTACAAAATATACCATGTTCTTGGTACCCCAGACTTAGCTGCTTTCCCCATGGGCACAAACAACTCTCTGCTGTTGGAACTTGTAGGTCATGAATTT GTTCCACCTATGAAGCTTTCTGATATCATTCCAAATGCTAGCTTGGAAGCTATAGATTTTATCTCA CAACTCTTATCATGGGACCCATCAAGAAGACCAGATGCAAATCAGTCATTGCAACATCCTTTTTTCCAT GTTGATACATGGGTTCCTTCTTCACTTCATGCCCGCGATCCACTTGAGCTGAAGCTGAGTAGCAAGA GGGCAAAGCCAAATCTTGAGCTGAAACTGCAGGATTTTGGCCCTGATCCCGATGATTGTTTTCTTGGCCTGACATTAGCAGTAAAGCCTAGTGTTCCAAACTTGG ACTTGGTTCACAATGTTTCTGAGGGCATGGGAGAG AATATGCTCTTTTGCTCGGATTTTAAAGATCACTCAGACCAGTCAG TATTTTGGACATTGTTATCTCCTGATCAAAATGGAGTTCAGAATTCAGCAGAGACATCATTGTCATTATCATTGTCATACAG CTCCGTGCAGCATTCGCCAATTGGAGTTCCACAATCAACAGGATTTTCCTTCCAGCCTATGCAGCCTAACATCTTAACCACACCATTTTTGGCTCTGTCTTCCCCATTCCAGCGTGGGCACTGCCTTTGA
- the LOC112710306 gene encoding MLP-like protein 43, translated as MTLTGKESVELGIQTPADKFFSSLVNQLLDFQSVSDHVHEAKLHKGDGHSIGSVKQWTYTMDGKVATCQENFEAIDEQNKTLTFNLFGGDVSPQYKTLKAHLKVMDKGNRRGAIAKWTYEYEKLREDIAPPWAYLDLTTTFTKDLDAYLIKA; from the exons ATGACTCTAACTGGTAAAGAGAGTGTTGAACTTGGGATCCAGACACCTGCTGATAAGTTCTTCAGCTCTTTGGTGAATCAACTTCTCGATTTTCAAAGCGTTTCTGATCATGTTCATGAGGCCAAGCTTCACAAAGGTGATGGCCATAGCATTGGTTCCGTGAAGCAATGGACTTACACCATGG ATGGAAAGGTAGCAACATGCCAAGAAAACTTTGAAGCCATTGATGAACAAAACAAAACTCTCACATTCAATCTCTTTGGTGGAGATGTTAGTCCACAGTACAAGACCTTAAAAGCCCATTTAAAAGTGATGGATAAGGGTAACAGAAGAGGTGCCATTGCTAAATGGACTTATGAATATGAGAAGCTTAGGGAAGATATTGCACCACCATGGGCCTACTTGGATTTGACAACAACGTTTACTAAAGATCTTGATGCTTATCTTATCAAGGCATAA